The Streptomyces sp. V4I8 genome includes the window CTGCGACGGACCGGCCCTGCTCATCGGCATGGACACCCCTCAGGTGACGCCGGAGCTGCTGACGGTGGACTGGTCCGGCTGCGACGCGTACTTCGGCCCGGCCGAGGACGGGGGCTTCTGGGCGCTGGGTATGGCCGAACCGGACCCGTCGCGGCTGCGGGGCGTCCCGATGTCGACGCCGGGGACCGGCGCCGTGCAGCGGACCCGGCTCGCGGATCTGCGGGTGCGGGACCTGCCGCGCCTGCGGGACGTCGACACGGCGTACGACGCCGGCCTGGTCGCCAAGGCGGCACCGGGCGGGCGTTTCGCGAAGGCGCTGGCGCGGCTGACGCCGGTGGCGCACCGGTGAGCGGCGTGCGGGACGTGGTGTCGGCGCACATCTCCCCGACCACCCCACGGTCGCCCCACGGGACCGGCGTCGAGATCCGACCGCCGCGGTCTCCGGCCGACGACCGCCCCTGGTCCGCCGACCCCTACTCCCACG containing:
- a CDS encoding DUF2064 domain-containing protein codes for the protein MTTLLVIAKEPRPGRVKTRLTPPFTPEEAAALAEASLADTMDAVARTPARRRVLVLDGVPGPWLPPGFEVVPQCAGGLDERLAHAFAGCDGPALLIGMDTPQVTPELLTVDWSGCDAYFGPAEDGGFWALGMAEPDPSRLRGVPMSTPGTGAVQRTRLADLRVRDLPRLRDVDTAYDAGLVAKAAPGGRFAKALARLTPVAHR